The following are from one region of the Sandaracinus amylolyticus genome:
- a CDS encoding VOC family protein gives MSVKRTPGRVVWRELTTDDADKAQAFYSALFGWRFVDFPMGEGAPPYPIAHVGEKGIGGIMKKPEGAPFPPFWLSYVSVEDVDAAVARMNEAGGSTMMPPTDVPEVGRLAIVADFAGAVIGLIKSVSDDPVGGRPQPGEFCWESIMTSDLARAKKVYTSVFGWIETQMPGGSSTVFATGKGMEDGVADLGKAEGMPPSWATYVVVETLETARAKAEKLGAKIVVPLIEVPNVGRITFIQDPTGAHIGLFQPQF, from the coding sequence ATGAGCGTGAAGCGGACACCCGGTCGCGTGGTCTGGCGCGAGCTCACGACCGACGACGCCGACAAGGCGCAGGCCTTCTACTCGGCGCTCTTCGGATGGCGGTTCGTGGACTTCCCGATGGGCGAGGGCGCGCCGCCCTATCCAATCGCGCACGTCGGCGAGAAGGGCATCGGCGGCATCATGAAGAAGCCGGAGGGCGCGCCGTTCCCGCCGTTCTGGCTGAGCTACGTGTCGGTCGAGGACGTCGACGCCGCGGTCGCGCGCATGAACGAGGCGGGTGGGTCCACGATGATGCCGCCGACCGACGTGCCGGAGGTCGGTCGCCTCGCGATCGTCGCGGACTTCGCGGGCGCGGTGATCGGTCTGATCAAGTCGGTCAGCGACGATCCGGTCGGCGGCCGCCCGCAGCCCGGTGAGTTCTGCTGGGAGTCGATCATGACCTCGGATCTCGCGCGCGCGAAGAAGGTCTACACGAGCGTGTTCGGCTGGATCGAGACGCAGATGCCGGGCGGCAGCAGCACCGTGTTCGCGACCGGCAAGGGGATGGAGGACGGCGTCGCGGACCTCGGCAAGGCGGAGGGCATGCCCCCGTCGTGGGCGACCTACGTCGTGGTCGAGACGCTCGAGACCGCACGCGCGAAGGCGGAGAAGCTCGGCGCGAAGATCGTCGTGCCGCTCATCGAGGTGCCGAACGTCGGTCGCATCACGTTCATCCAGGATCCGACGGGCGCGCACATCGGGCTCTTCCAGCCCCAATTCTGA
- a CDS encoding N-acyl-D-amino-acid deacylase family protein has product MAYDLAIVNGMVVDGTGAPARRADVGVKDGRIVAIGALEERATRTIDAEGALVTPGFVDVHTHYDGQATWDAQMLPSSAHGVTTAVMGNCGVGFAPVRPRDRERLIALMEGVEDIPGSALAEGIRWEWEHFGEYLDALDRRPRTIDVAAQVPHDALRVYVMGERAVAGGRATDDDVAQMRAMLRSALDRGALGFSTGRSDNHRAKDGSETPAADAEARELAGIARAFEGLGRGVLQAVSDFDMHVSPERFDPEFDALEAMAEAAGRPLAISTLQRDSATDQWRKILARIERASARGVTMNALVAPRPIGVILGLDATFHPFIGFPSYKAIAHLPLAERVAILSRPEVKAKLLSERSEKVAGDGSPIPPLADQLLAAVDFVAMRLFRMGSTPSYEPQRQDALFAEAMRRGVPALEVVYDALLEEGGNALLYFPLYNYGSYSLDDVAEMLHHPRAMVSLGDGGAHVGTICDASMFTYFLVHWARDRERGRFTIEEAVRKLTSEPARWAGFADRGEITIGRRADLNVIELDHLALRAPRLVRDLPAGGKRFLQDAIGYRATIVRGETIATNGALTGATPGRVVRPS; this is encoded by the coding sequence GTGGCGTACGACCTCGCGATCGTGAACGGGATGGTGGTCGACGGAACGGGAGCGCCCGCGCGGCGCGCCGACGTCGGCGTGAAGGACGGGCGCATCGTGGCGATCGGTGCGCTCGAGGAGCGCGCGACGCGCACGATCGACGCCGAGGGCGCGCTCGTGACGCCGGGCTTCGTCGACGTGCACACGCACTACGACGGCCAGGCGACGTGGGACGCGCAGATGCTGCCGAGCTCGGCGCACGGCGTGACCACCGCGGTGATGGGCAATTGCGGCGTGGGGTTCGCGCCGGTGCGGCCGCGCGATCGCGAGCGCCTCATCGCGCTGATGGAGGGGGTCGAGGACATCCCGGGCAGCGCGCTCGCCGAGGGGATCCGCTGGGAGTGGGAGCACTTCGGCGAGTACCTCGACGCGCTCGATCGCCGGCCGCGCACGATCGACGTCGCGGCGCAGGTGCCGCACGACGCGCTGCGCGTGTACGTGATGGGCGAGCGTGCGGTGGCGGGCGGACGCGCGACCGACGACGACGTCGCGCAGATGCGCGCGATGCTGCGGAGCGCGCTCGATCGGGGCGCGCTCGGGTTCTCGACGGGCCGCAGCGACAACCATCGCGCGAAGGACGGCAGCGAGACGCCCGCCGCCGACGCCGAGGCGCGCGAGCTCGCGGGCATCGCGCGCGCGTTCGAGGGGCTCGGGCGCGGTGTGCTCCAGGCGGTCAGCGACTTCGACATGCACGTCTCGCCGGAGCGCTTCGATCCCGAGTTCGACGCGCTCGAGGCGATGGCCGAGGCGGCGGGCCGGCCCCTCGCGATCTCGACGCTGCAGCGCGACTCGGCGACCGATCAGTGGCGCAAGATCCTCGCGCGCATCGAGCGCGCGAGCGCGCGCGGCGTGACGATGAACGCGCTCGTCGCGCCGCGTCCGATCGGCGTGATCCTCGGGCTCGACGCGACGTTCCATCCCTTCATCGGGTTCCCGTCGTACAAGGCGATCGCGCACCTTCCGCTCGCCGAGCGGGTCGCGATCCTCTCGCGCCCCGAGGTGAAGGCGAAGTTGTTGAGCGAGCGTTCAGAAAAGGTCGCGGGCGATGGATCGCCGATCCCGCCGCTCGCCGATCAGCTGCTCGCCGCGGTCGACTTCGTCGCGATGCGCCTCTTCCGCATGGGCTCGACGCCGAGCTACGAGCCGCAGCGCCAGGACGCGCTCTTCGCCGAGGCGATGCGCCGCGGCGTGCCTGCGCTCGAGGTCGTCTACGACGCACTGCTCGAGGAGGGCGGCAACGCGCTGCTCTACTTCCCGCTCTACAACTACGGCAGCTACTCGCTCGACGACGTCGCGGAGATGCTGCACCACCCGCGCGCGATGGTCTCGCTCGGCGACGGCGGCGCGCACGTCGGCACCATCTGCGACGCCAGCATGTTCACGTACTTCCTCGTGCACTGGGCGCGCGATCGCGAGCGCGGTCGGTTCACGATCGAAGAGGCGGTGCGAAAGCTGACGAGCGAGCCCGCGCGCTGGGCGGGCTTCGCCGATCGCGGCGAGATCACGATCGGACGCCGCGCCGATCTCAACGTGATCGAGCTCGACCACCTCGCGCTGCGCGCGCCGCGCCTGGTGCGCGATCTGCCCGCGGGCGGAAAACGCTTCCTGCAGGACGCGATCGGCTATCGCGCGACGATCGTGCGCGGCGAGACGATCGCGACGAACGGCGCGCTCACCGGCGCGACCCCGGGCCGCGTCGTGCGCCCGTCGTGA